A part of Verrucomicrobiota bacterium genomic DNA contains:
- a CDS encoding ThuA domain-containing protein, translated as MKQALIVWGGWEGHEPKQCADVVAGLLTTEGFDVRVADSTAAFGESALGRFDLIVPMITQSTIARDACQNLIATIERGTGLAGFHGGMGDSFRTEPAYQFVVGGQWVAHPGNIIDYRVNIIRHDDPITRGIEDFDYHSEQYYMHVDPSNEVLATTTFGGEYCPWIKGAVMPVVWKRRYGAGKVFYCSLGHVAAEFGVTPMRTLILRGMLWAARNGTAVDGGTRDVSQG; from the coding sequence TTGAAACAAGCTTTAATCGTGTGGGGCGGTTGGGAGGGCCATGAGCCCAAGCAATGCGCTGACGTGGTTGCAGGTCTGCTCACCACAGAAGGGTTCGACGTCCGGGTGGCCGATTCAACGGCCGCCTTTGGCGAGTCCGCTCTGGGGCGCTTCGACCTGATCGTGCCGATGATCACTCAGTCAACCATTGCGCGCGACGCCTGCCAGAACCTGATCGCCACCATTGAGCGTGGGACCGGGTTGGCCGGCTTTCATGGCGGTATGGGCGACAGTTTCCGCACCGAGCCTGCCTACCAGTTTGTGGTCGGGGGCCAATGGGTGGCCCATCCGGGCAACATCATCGATTACAGGGTGAACATCATCCGCCACGATGACCCGATTACGCGCGGGATCGAGGATTTCGACTACCACTCCGAGCAGTATTACATGCACGTCGACCCCAGCAACGAGGTGCTGGCGACCACGACGTTTGGGGGTGAGTATTGTCCCTGGATAAAAGGGGCGGTCATGCCCGTCGTCTGGAAGCGCCGTTACGGAGCGGGCAAGGTGTTCTACTGCTCACTCGGTCACGTCGCGGCGGAATTTGGGGTTACGCCGATGCGAACTTTGATCCTGCGCGGGATGCTCTGGGCGGCTCGGAATGGTACGGCGGTTGATGGGGGAACTCGAGACGTTTCGCAAGGATAG
- a CDS encoding AGE family epimerase/isomerase has protein sequence MSATSPDFRSRDFLLGHARQIMSFYHPRAIDPQGGFYHFFKDDGTIYDAVTRHLVSSTRFVFTYCEAYLHFQEPEYRAGVKHGMDFLRNVHRNPATGGYAWILKFRDGIAEVQDDTNHCYGLAFVLLAYSCALKAGFSEAKDYLKETFDVMERRFWSDEHGLYADEATGDWQTLFPYRGQNANMHSCEALIAAYEATGEGEYLQRAVLIARNITVRQARLADGLIWEHYRPDWSVDWEYNRGDRTNIFRPWGFQPGHLTEWAKLLTILARYQDQLGGDTNWMTIRAADLFSIALARAWDHDFGGIYYGFAPDGTTYDSDKYFWVQAESLAAAALLAAHTKDASYWDWYERIWGYSWRHFVDHRYGAWYRILTRDNRQYSNEKSPAGKVDYHTMGACYEVLKVL, from the coding sequence ATGTCCGCGACCTCACCCGACTTTCGTAGCCGCGATTTTCTGTTGGGCCACGCTCGGCAGATCATGTCTTTCTACCATCCCCGTGCAATCGACCCGCAAGGAGGCTTCTACCACTTCTTCAAAGATGACGGTACTATCTACGACGCGGTCACCCGGCACCTGGTAAGCAGCACGCGCTTCGTGTTCACGTATTGCGAAGCCTATCTGCATTTTCAGGAGCCGGAATACCGCGCCGGGGTGAAACACGGCATGGACTTCCTGCGAAACGTTCATCGAAATCCCGCCACCGGGGGTTATGCCTGGATACTGAAATTCCGTGATGGCATCGCCGAGGTTCAGGACGACACTAACCATTGTTACGGGCTCGCTTTTGTCCTGCTGGCCTACTCCTGCGCGCTTAAGGCAGGCTTCAGTGAAGCAAAAGACTATCTGAAAGAAACGTTCGACGTGATGGAGCGGCGCTTTTGGTCGGACGAGCACGGCCTCTATGCCGATGAGGCGACCGGCGATTGGCAGACCCTGTTCCCGTACCGGGGTCAGAATGCCAACATGCATAGCTGTGAGGCGTTGATCGCTGCATATGAAGCGACCGGCGAGGGCGAATACCTGCAACGCGCCGTCCTGATCGCGCGCAACATCACGGTACGTCAGGCCCGGCTCGCGGATGGACTCATCTGGGAACACTATCGTCCTGATTGGTCGGTCGATTGGGAGTACAATCGCGGTGACCGCACCAACATTTTCCGTCCCTGGGGTTTCCAGCCTGGACACCTGACCGAATGGGCGAAGCTGCTGACGATACTCGCGCGCTACCAGGATCAACTGGGAGGTGATACCAACTGGATGACGATTCGCGCTGCGGATCTGTTTTCGATCGCGCTGGCGAGAGCGTGGGATCATGACTTTGGCGGTATCTATTACGGTTTCGCCCCCGACGGCACCACCTACGATAGCGACAAGTATTTCTGGGTGCAGGCCGAGTCGCTGGCCGCCGCAGCGCTGCTCGCCGCGCACACCAAGGATGCATCTTACTGGGACTGGTACGAAAGGATCTGGGGATACAGCTGGCGCCATTTCGTGGATCACCGGTACGGCGCCTGGTACCGAATCCTCACCCGGGACAATCGTCAATACAGCAACGAGAAAAGCCCGGCCGGCAAGGTGGATTATCACACGATGGGCGCCTGCTACGAGGTACTGAAGGTTCTGTGA
- a CDS encoding HAMP domain-containing histidine kinase codes for MEPDEAFCIELASRLESHRAALVRQILSGIRESPELATARRLRTPQLRDHLPALLDRLATSLRGAPRVRARLPSGSAADEHGHARWTQDYRLHELVRELGVVECIVLREGLDVLVAEGKAPSTRAIVAAREGVRWFFEDAVAASAERFVQEASHARDEAEQRLHELDTSRLTMLRTVTHELRGILQTLTLAIESVIGEGNDSDRARVREVCRRNLADMGALLQELTDYQVLLAGQVRLEIESFSVADFAATVADAFSPLARASAVDFQVDADVGLETVSSDPRRLRQIVANLIVNALKYRRPNGANAWVRVTFESIIENQWRIAIDDNGVGIAPENLERIFDEFQQVAASRDGASGIGLGLTITRHLVQLLGGEIRVASTLGEGSRFEVILPRQFPDAPPHELPPPA; via the coding sequence ATGGAACCCGACGAAGCTTTCTGTATCGAACTGGCCAGCCGTTTGGAGTCGCACCGAGCTGCCCTTGTTCGACAAATCCTGTCCGGCATCCGCGAAAGCCCGGAATTGGCGACGGCCCGGCGGCTGAGGACACCGCAACTGCGCGATCACCTTCCCGCTCTCCTGGACCGTTTGGCAACGTCTCTGAGGGGTGCGCCCCGGGTGAGGGCCCGGCTCCCGTCCGGCTCAGCGGCTGATGAGCACGGCCACGCCCGTTGGACGCAGGATTACCGCCTGCATGAACTGGTGCGCGAGCTGGGGGTTGTGGAATGCATCGTCCTGCGTGAGGGCCTGGACGTTTTGGTGGCTGAAGGTAAGGCGCCAAGTACCCGGGCGATCGTTGCGGCTCGCGAGGGGGTCCGGTGGTTTTTCGAAGATGCCGTGGCCGCCTCGGCGGAGCGCTTCGTTCAGGAAGCGAGCCATGCCAGGGATGAAGCGGAGCAGCGCCTGCACGAGTTGGACACCTCGCGCCTGACCATGCTGCGGACCGTGACGCATGAACTGCGCGGCATTTTGCAGACCCTGACCTTAGCCATTGAATCCGTGATTGGAGAAGGGAACGATTCCGACCGCGCACGCGTGCGAGAGGTTTGCCGCCGGAACCTGGCCGACATGGGAGCCCTTTTACAGGAACTGACGGACTACCAGGTTCTGCTCGCCGGCCAGGTGCGGCTGGAAATCGAGAGTTTTTCCGTAGCCGACTTTGCGGCCACGGTTGCCGATGCGTTCAGCCCGCTGGCCCGCGCGAGCGCTGTCGATTTCCAAGTGGACGCGGACGTTGGGCTGGAGACGGTAAGCTCCGACCCGCGCCGGTTGCGCCAGATCGTGGCTAACCTCATCGTCAACGCACTCAAGTACCGCCGGCCGAACGGCGCCAATGCGTGGGTCCGCGTTACCTTTGAATCGATCATCGAAAACCAATGGCGAATCGCGATCGATGACAACGGCGTCGGGATTGCGCCGGAGAACCTGGAACGCATCTTTGACGAGTTCCAGCAGGTCGCCGCATCCCGCGACGGCGCTTCGGGAATCGGCTTGGGTCTGACGATCACGCGGCATCTGGTCCAGCTCCTCGGGGGCGAAATCCGGGTCGCCTCAACGCTCGGCGAAGGCAGCCGGTTCGAGGTGATCCTGCCACGGCAGTTCCCGGACGCTCCACCCCACGAGTTGCCGCCCCCAGCGTAG
- a CDS encoding SDR family oxidoreductase, with product MSKETTLITGASSGIGLHLAKEFARHGHPLVLVAPVEAELQAVASDLRGSHNVDVRVIATDLREADSETAIRQGVGDRAVDILVNNAGHGKKGKAWEIPLEEDLSMVRLNVEAVLRLTKMFLPPMVERGHGRILNTASVAGFEPGPGYAIYAATKAFVLSYSESLATELKDTGVTLTALCPGPTDTDFFTKADMMGTRAFQEAQLMAPQDVAETAYKALMSGDRVIVPGLSNKALVFARRFLPESAQAKLNEMLTDDAPPEKQKRDRGDMESKAAER from the coding sequence ATGAGCAAAGAAACCACCCTGATTACGGGAGCTTCCAGCGGAATCGGCCTGCACTTGGCCAAAGAATTCGCCAGGCACGGGCACCCCTTGGTGCTGGTTGCGCCCGTGGAAGCTGAACTGCAGGCAGTGGCGTCGGACCTGAGGGGTTCGCATAACGTTGACGTTCGGGTCATTGCGACAGACCTGCGGGAAGCTGATTCGGAAACAGCGATTCGACAGGGGGTAGGGGATAGGGCCGTCGACATCCTGGTCAACAACGCCGGGCACGGCAAGAAGGGCAAAGCCTGGGAGATCCCTTTAGAAGAAGATCTTTCCATGGTCCGGCTGAACGTGGAAGCGGTTCTCCGGCTGACAAAGATGTTCTTGCCTCCGATGGTGGAACGGGGGCACGGGCGCATTCTGAACACCGCTTCGGTCGCCGGCTTTGAGCCCGGCCCTGGTTACGCCATCTACGCTGCGACAAAGGCCTTTGTGCTTTCCTACAGCGAATCGCTTGCCACCGAACTGAAAGACACCGGCGTGACGTTGACGGCGCTTTGCCCCGGGCCGACCGACACCGATTTTTTTACCAAGGCGGACATGATGGGAACCCGCGCCTTTCAAGAGGCCCAATTGATGGCGCCTCAAGACGTGGCGGAAACGGCCTACAAGGCGTTGATGTCCGGAGACCGGGTGATCGTTCCGGGCCTCTCCAACAAAGCATTGGTCTTTGCCCGGCGGTTTCTGCCTGAATCGGCGCAAGCCAAGTTGAACGAAATGTTGACGGATGATGCGCCGCCGGAGAAACAAAAGCGCGATCGGGGAGACATGGAATCCAAAGCGGCTGAGCGCTGA
- the repA gene encoding plasmid partitioning protein RepA, with protein sequence MKADARTLSTQLQALRQRFFAPAAEKALRRFTSGEAARLIGVSDSYLRQISLAGEGPQPETGVGGRRLYTLEQINQLRKHLAGLNPGAKERVYLPHRTATEHFQVIAVTNFKGGSGKTTTSVHLAQYLALHGYRVLAVDLDPQASLSALLGFQPEFDVQANETLYGAIRYDDERRPLREIIRPTYFRGLDVIPANLELHEFEHTTPKALAEGGVGEFFFARVGTALDTAEDAYDVAIIDCPPQLGFLTLGALCAATSVLITVHPQMLDVASMSQFLLMTSDLLTVVGEAGGDLKFDFLRYLVTRYEPNDGPQTQIVAFLRSLFGERVLTPMMLKSTAVSDAGLTKQTLYEVGRENFSRGTYDRALEALDAVNGEIETLIKQAWGR encoded by the coding sequence ATCAAAGCCGACGCGCGCACCTTAAGCACCCAACTGCAGGCCCTGCGCCAACGGTTTTTCGCGCCGGCCGCCGAAAAAGCCCTGAGACGGTTTACCAGCGGCGAAGCCGCGCGCCTGATCGGCGTCTCCGATTCCTACCTGCGCCAGATCTCGCTGGCCGGCGAGGGGCCGCAACCCGAGACCGGGGTGGGGGGACGCCGGCTCTACACGCTGGAGCAGATCAACCAGCTCAGAAAGCATCTGGCCGGCTTGAACCCCGGCGCCAAGGAGCGCGTCTACCTGCCGCATCGTACCGCAACCGAACATTTTCAGGTCATCGCGGTCACCAATTTCAAAGGCGGCTCCGGCAAGACCACGACCAGCGTGCACCTGGCTCAATACCTGGCCCTGCACGGGTATCGCGTTCTCGCCGTTGACCTCGACCCGCAAGCCAGCCTTTCGGCCCTCCTCGGTTTTCAGCCGGAATTTGATGTGCAAGCCAATGAAACCTTGTACGGGGCGATCCGGTACGACGATGAACGGCGTCCCCTGCGCGAGATCATTCGTCCGACCTACTTTCGCGGCCTTGACGTTATCCCGGCCAACCTGGAGCTGCATGAATTTGAGCATACGACCCCGAAGGCCCTCGCCGAAGGCGGGGTGGGAGAGTTCTTTTTCGCACGGGTCGGGACGGCTCTGGACACGGCTGAAGACGCGTATGACGTCGCGATCATCGATTGTCCGCCCCAGCTGGGGTTTCTCACGCTGGGAGCCTTGTGCGCCGCCACCTCGGTCCTGATCACCGTTCATCCCCAGATGCTGGACGTTGCCAGCATGAGCCAGTTCCTCCTCATGACCTCGGATTTGCTTACCGTGGTGGGAGAGGCCGGGGGTGATTTGAAGTTCGATTTTCTGCGTTACCTGGTAACTCGCTATGAACCGAATGATGGGCCGCAAACCCAGATTGTGGCGTTCCTGCGTTCGTTGTTCGGCGAACGGGTGTTGACCCCGATGATGCTGAAATCGACCGCCGTTTCCGACGCCGGCCTCACCAAGCAAACGCTCTACGAAGTCGGCCGCGAAAACTTTTCCCGGGGCACCTATGACCGGGCGCTTGAGGCTTTGGACGCCGTCAACGGAGAAATCGAAACCTTGATCAAGCAAGCCTGGGGCCGTTAA
- the repB gene encoding plasmid partitioning protein RepB, translating to MNRKETLRALLNPQAGARSPEPSPAAAETPDASGVPAQEAVEQPRRTGSGAVRSMGLTLQKLSAEAENARALRAQLAQGASVVELDPELIEPSFVSDRFSRDEDELFMALVESIRTHGQQVPVLLRPCPGKPGRYQVAYGHRRIQAARRLGQKVRALIRELSDVELVIAQGKENSERKDLSFIERAVFARHLEERGFDRATIIAALAVDKAEVARFLSVAHSVPAELVLAIGPAPKAGRPRWLALARLLSAAPSNEKIVDQYLDDPALKQMDTDGRFMKLLTLLSSRNRLGRTTPSVWRDSAGRPIVRVEPGARKTTLTIDEKLAPAFGAFITSKLDDLYRAFGEQRGCGESE from the coding sequence ATGAATCGTAAAGAAACTCTCCGCGCCCTGCTTAACCCGCAGGCCGGGGCCCGTTCACCCGAACCTTCTCCGGCGGCGGCGGAAACACCGGACGCTTCCGGCGTCCCGGCGCAAGAAGCCGTGGAGCAGCCGCGACGGACCGGTTCCGGCGCTGTGCGGAGCATGGGGCTGACGCTCCAGAAGCTCTCTGCGGAAGCCGAGAACGCGCGGGCACTCCGGGCGCAACTGGCTCAGGGCGCAAGCGTGGTCGAACTCGATCCTGAGCTTATCGAACCTTCTTTCGTTTCAGACCGTTTCTCGCGGGACGAAGATGAACTCTTCATGGCTCTGGTCGAGAGCATCCGGACGCATGGGCAGCAAGTGCCGGTTCTGCTGCGTCCGTGCCCCGGCAAGCCCGGACGTTACCAGGTTGCTTACGGCCACCGGAGAATTCAGGCGGCGAGGCGTTTGGGACAAAAGGTTCGCGCGTTGATCCGCGAGCTGAGTGACGTTGAACTGGTTATCGCCCAGGGAAAGGAAAACAGCGAGCGCAAGGACCTCAGTTTCATCGAGCGCGCGGTTTTTGCGCGTCACCTGGAGGAGAGGGGGTTTGACCGGGCAACCATCATTGCAGCGCTGGCCGTGGATAAGGCGGAGGTCGCACGATTTTTGTCCGTTGCGCATTCGGTTCCGGCGGAACTGGTCCTTGCGATCGGACCGGCGCCCAAGGCGGGCCGGCCCCGCTGGCTGGCCCTTGCCCGTTTGCTCAGCGCCGCGCCGTCCAACGAGAAAATTGTTGACCAGTACCTGGATGACCCCGCGCTAAAGCAGATGGACACCGACGGCCGGTTTATGAAGTTGTTAACCCTGCTATCGTCGCGCAACCGCTTGGGACGCACGACTCCCTCCGTCTGGAGAGATTCAGCCGGACGTCCGATCGTAAGGGTCGAACCCGGAGCGCGGAAGACCACCCTTACGATCGACGAGAAGCTCGCACCGGCCTTCGGAGCTTTCATCACGTCAAAGCTGGACGATCTTTACCGGGCGTTTGGCGAACAACGTGGCTGCGGCGAGTCTGAGTAG
- a CDS encoding alpha-glucosidase, producing the protein MKQQWWKETVVYQIYPRSFRDSNGDGVGDLRGIIQKLDYLKELGANVIWLSPVYRSPNDDNGYDISDYQDIMPEFGTLADWEELLSEAHRRGLKLLMDLVVNHTSDEHPWFIEARKSRENPYRDYYIWRSGKNGREPNNWESFFGGSAWQYDEATGEFYLHIFSRKQPDLNWENPKVREEIYMMMHWWLKKGIDGFRMDVINMISKVPGLPDAPVTAAGPYQFPGQYICNGPRLLEFLQEMKRKVLSRYDIFTVGETPLATTEHAVDITHEETGHLNMLFQFEHMDIDSGHASGKWNLRRSDLLDLKRVMSRWQKDLEDKGWNSLYLSNHDQPRAVSRFGDDGRYRIESAKMLATFLHLLQGTPYVYQGEEIGMTNVRFESITDYRDIETLNMYRSFVEEKGADPKTVMAMIHAKSRDNARTPVQWDGSTHAGFTTGTPWIKVNPNYTSINVEQALADPNSVFRYYQNLIRLRRENPVIVYGKYRLILDAHEEVYAFTRTLGDSRLLVLLNFTGDKPVFALPSHVAFAGKEILISNYPVDPDEDIRLLTLRPFEARVYRLL; encoded by the coding sequence ATGAAGCAACAATGGTGGAAGGAAACCGTTGTCTATCAAATCTATCCCCGGAGCTTTCGCGATAGCAACGGCGACGGCGTCGGTGACCTGCGCGGAATCATTCAGAAGCTTGATTATTTAAAGGAACTGGGCGCCAACGTCATCTGGCTCTCACCGGTCTATAGATCACCAAACGATGACAACGGCTATGACATCAGCGATTACCAGGATATCATGCCCGAATTCGGCACCCTGGCCGACTGGGAGGAATTGCTGTCCGAAGCGCACCGGCGCGGCCTCAAGCTGCTGATGGACCTGGTAGTTAATCACACCTCCGACGAACATCCCTGGTTCATCGAGGCCCGCAAGTCCAGGGAAAACCCCTATCGCGATTACTACATCTGGCGGTCCGGCAAGAACGGCCGCGAGCCTAACAACTGGGAGTCTTTTTTTGGCGGATCGGCCTGGCAGTACGACGAGGCGACCGGCGAATTTTACCTGCACATCTTCTCCAGAAAGCAACCGGACCTCAACTGGGAGAACCCAAAGGTGCGTGAGGAGATCTACATGATGATGCACTGGTGGTTGAAGAAGGGCATCGACGGGTTCCGCATGGACGTCATCAACATGATTTCCAAAGTGCCGGGCCTGCCTGACGCGCCGGTCACGGCCGCCGGCCCGTACCAGTTCCCTGGCCAATACATTTGCAATGGCCCGCGGTTGCTGGAGTTCCTCCAGGAAATGAAGCGGAAGGTGCTCTCCAGGTACGACATTTTTACCGTCGGCGAAACGCCGCTGGCCACGACCGAGCACGCCGTTGACATCACGCACGAGGAGACCGGGCATCTTAACATGCTCTTCCAATTCGAGCACATGGATATTGACTCCGGACACGCCTCCGGCAAGTGGAACCTCAGGCGCTCGGACCTTCTGGATCTGAAACGGGTGATGAGCCGATGGCAAAAAGACCTGGAAGACAAGGGGTGGAACAGCCTCTACCTTTCGAATCATGATCAGCCGCGCGCCGTTTCGCGGTTCGGCGATGACGGCCGGTATCGGATAGAATCGGCCAAAATGCTTGCCACCTTCCTGCACCTGCTCCAAGGCACCCCTTACGTCTATCAAGGGGAGGAGATCGGGATGACCAACGTCCGCTTCGAGTCGATCACCGATTACCGGGACATAGAAACCCTCAACATGTACCGTTCGTTTGTGGAGGAAAAAGGGGCCGACCCGAAAACGGTCATGGCGATGATTCACGCCAAGAGCCGCGATAACGCCCGGACCCCCGTGCAATGGGATGGCAGCACCCACGCCGGCTTCACCACAGGGACGCCTTGGATCAAGGTGAATCCTAACTACACGTCGATCAACGTCGAGCAAGCCTTGGCCGATCCCAACTCGGTTTTTCGCTACTATCAAAACCTGATCCGGCTTCGCAGGGAGAACCCCGTGATCGTTTACGGGAAGTACCGCCTGATCCTTGACGCGCATGAAGAGGTTTACGCGTTCACCCGGACTTTGGGAGACAGTCGCCTGTTAGTACTTCTGAACTTCACCGGGGACAAACCCGTCTTCGCACTGCCCAGCCACGTTGCTTTTGCAGGCAAGGAAATCCTGATCAGCAACTATCCGGTTGACCCGGACGAGGATATCCGCCTGCTGACGCTGCGGCCGTTTGAAGCGCGCGTCTACCGGCTGCTCTGA
- a CDS encoding SDR family oxidoreductase, with protein sequence MSVKNLAGKVAIVTGGSRGIGCAIAKTLAHRGAAVMIAARDAAALDRVAGEIRKGGGSAAACALDLREDRSAEKLVETTIHAFGGLDILVNNAGATRRAAFLELTEADWTDGFALKFFGAVRLIRQAWAHLKQRSGSVVNIAGIGGRTPGAAFAVGGPVNAALLSLTKALSDLGVEDQVQVNAINPGAIRTDRLNVRLQAIAREHHLSMEDAARKMVKDAGTTRLGWPEDVANLVAFLVSSEGRFVHGALIDIDGGETKTL encoded by the coding sequence ATGTCCGTCAAAAACCTGGCCGGAAAAGTCGCGATCGTTACCGGTGGAAGCCGAGGGATCGGCTGTGCCATCGCGAAAACGTTAGCGCACCGCGGCGCCGCGGTGATGATCGCGGCCAGGGACGCTGCCGCTCTGGATCGAGTTGCCGGGGAAATCCGGAAGGGTGGGGGATCGGCGGCCGCCTGCGCGCTGGATCTCCGGGAAGATCGGAGTGCGGAGAAACTGGTTGAAACAACCATTCACGCCTTCGGCGGGCTGGACATTCTCGTCAACAACGCCGGGGCAACGAGGCGCGCCGCGTTTCTGGAACTCACGGAGGCCGATTGGACCGATGGTTTCGCCCTCAAGTTCTTTGGCGCGGTTCGCCTGATTCGCCAAGCCTGGGCCCACTTGAAGCAGCGGTCCGGCTCCGTTGTTAACATTGCGGGGATTGGGGGGCGAACGCCCGGAGCAGCCTTCGCCGTGGGGGGGCCGGTGAATGCGGCGCTCCTCTCTTTAACCAAGGCGCTGTCCGACCTGGGTGTGGAGGACCAGGTTCAGGTCAATGCCATCAATCCGGGAGCAATCCGCACGGATCGCCTGAACGTTCGACTCCAGGCCATCGCTCGAGAACATCACCTCAGTATGGAAGATGCCGCCCGGAAGATGGTGAAGGACGCCGGGACGACGCGGCTCGGATGGCCGGAGGACGTCGCCAACCTTGTGGCGTTCCTGGTCAGTTCCGAAGGCCGTTTTGTGCATGGCGCCTTGATCGACATCGACGGCGGGGAAACCAAGACCCTGTAG
- a CDS encoding MFS transporter yields the protein MIPSQEALRKLSDDAAAHVLSLEGTQSGTRTGWLMITTIFIEAWDLYSISFLLIFIKNEFKPDAALLGLASASVQLGALIGTLIGGWAADRLGRRKVFLTTMASFVVLALMQAFATDMWQLVIIRFLLGIPLGSDIATGYTYIMESMPKGKREVMGNRWQGMFGLGEVACIIVVTIMYLSGMDHGLLWRIGLALGAVPALILLLLRLDIPDTALSLVQAGRFRQAKKVAEQMFNDPLDMLPNEDYHIQRPRTRDFLADIWKDPIRRRASTYAWISNAMQGIEFSAFGFYLPVILLLSGVSGIAGTNFFTAAIYIIATISGFIGPAITPKLGHRGISQWGFGGTCLSLLAAALFLHLDWKLLVPVAAASLMWFHYWSASNGMTICSMVAPSRYKATASGFGYVFVKLPNFLTIFLFPVAFEHLGIPLATALVSLSSFTGFVAARFILPEVYGYIEQEKEQVASAA from the coding sequence ATGATTCCCAGCCAAGAAGCGCTACGTAAGCTATCCGACGATGCGGCCGCCCACGTCCTGAGTCTGGAGGGAACGCAGTCGGGCACGCGCACAGGCTGGTTGATGATCACCACGATTTTCATCGAAGCCTGGGATCTGTACTCGATCTCCTTCCTGCTGATCTTCATCAAGAATGAGTTCAAGCCCGACGCCGCGTTGCTCGGTCTGGCCTCGGCTTCGGTGCAACTTGGCGCGCTGATCGGCACGCTCATCGGCGGCTGGGCGGCCGACCGGCTGGGGCGGCGCAAGGTATTCCTGACCACCATGGCATCGTTCGTCGTGCTGGCGCTCATGCAGGCATTCGCCACGGACATGTGGCAATTGGTAATAATCCGCTTCCTGCTCGGCATTCCGCTGGGGAGCGACATCGCCACCGGCTACACCTACATCATGGAGTCGATGCCCAAGGGCAAGCGGGAGGTCATGGGCAATCGCTGGCAGGGTATGTTCGGCCTCGGGGAGGTTGCCTGCATCATCGTCGTCACGATCATGTACCTGAGCGGCATGGACCATGGCCTGTTGTGGCGGATCGGTCTTGCGCTGGGCGCGGTTCCCGCGTTGATCCTGCTGCTCCTGCGGCTCGACATCCCGGACACGGCCCTTTCACTGGTTCAAGCGGGCAGGTTCAGGCAGGCCAAGAAAGTCGCTGAGCAGATGTTCAACGATCCGCTCGACATGCTGCCCAACGAGGACTACCACATCCAGCGGCCACGCACTCGCGACTTCCTGGCCGACATCTGGAAGGATCCGATCCGGCGGCGAGCCAGCACCTACGCCTGGATCTCCAACGCAATGCAGGGAATCGAGTTCTCCGCGTTCGGGTTCTATCTTCCGGTTATCCTGCTGCTCAGCGGCGTTTCCGGCATCGCCGGCACCAACTTCTTCACCGCCGCGATCTACATCATCGCCACCATCAGCGGATTCATCGGCCCGGCCATCACCCCCAAACTGGGCCACCGCGGGATCTCTCAATGGGGTTTTGGCGGAACCTGTCTCTCGCTGCTTGCAGCGGCGCTGTTCCTGCACTTGGACTGGAAGCTGCTGGTTCCGGTGGCCGCAGCTTCCCTGATGTGGTTTCACTACTGGTCCGCTTCGAACGGGATGACTATCTGTTCGATGGTCGCACCTTCCCGGTATAAGGCGACCGCTTCCGGGTTCGGCTACGTGTTCGTGAAGCTGCCAAACTTCCTGACGATCTTTCTCTTCCCGGTTGCCTTTGAGCACCTGGGTATTCCCCTGGCCACCGCGCTGGTGTCGCTCTCCTCCTTCACCGGTTTCGTGGCGGCGCGGTTCATTTTGCCCGAGGTCTACGGGTATATCGAGCAGGAGAAGGAGCAAGTCGCTTCTGCGGCATAA
- a CDS encoding DUF2278 family protein, protein MALTYGFLKCKVASVPVLKASRKKHEIQYHLHAHCSVPSDGGTELWDTAINVGTNDADDLLKYKLAFDYRHPALTGLKQAPAGFNDLTGTSVLPALDFLRSDILNATGPWRNSGVMDGSESPEPVATLKRLLQKAQSGHADVYIFGRKYVDGLGVHDVHMNQGSTSDAFLNNGRDDHNDHNDVWQDGAVLVDFDEPQWAAYFTAFTQQLVPTDDLGNPSSDGHGIRDGDDGLFADKTR, encoded by the coding sequence ATGGCTCTGACCTATGGTTTTCTCAAGTGCAAGGTGGCGTCCGTCCCCGTTCTCAAAGCGAGCCGGAAAAAGCACGAAATCCAGTATCATCTCCATGCCCATTGCTCAGTGCCCTCCGATGGCGGAACCGAGCTCTGGGATACGGCGATCAACGTGGGCACCAACGATGCCGATGATTTGCTGAAATATAAACTTGCCTTTGACTACCGCCATCCTGCGCTCACCGGGCTGAAGCAAGCCCCGGCCGGGTTCAACGACCTGACCGGCACGTCCGTGCTGCCCGCCCTCGATTTTCTGCGCTCCGACATTCTCAACGCCACCGGCCCATGGCGCAACAGCGGTGTCATGGACGGCAGCGAATCGCCGGAGCCGGTCGCCACGTTGAAACGCCTCTTGCAGAAAGCACAAAGCGGGCACGCGGATGTGTACATTTTCGGTCGCAAGTACGTCGACGGCTTGGGCGTTCATGACGTCCACATGAACCAGGGGTCGACCTCGGACGCCTTCCTCAACAACGGCCGCGATGACCATAACGATCACAACGACGTCTGGCAGGACGGCGCCGTGCTGGTGGATTTTGATGAACCGCAGTGGGCCGCTTATTTCACCGCGTTTACCCAGCAACTGGTCCCTACAGACGATCTCGGCAATCCTTCGAGCGACGGTCACGGCATCCGGGATGGGGACGACGGCCTTTTCGCCGATAAGACCCGTTGA